In Verrucomicrobiota bacterium, the following are encoded in one genomic region:
- the fabG gene encoding 3-oxoacyl-[acyl-carrier-protein] reductase: MNQLANQIAVVTGAGRGIGRAIALKFAAEGADVVCVSRTAENSEKVAGEIRALNRKAWACAVDVADSDAVAAAAEKILTEAGRVDVLVNNAGVTRDGLLVRMKDEDWDAVLNTNLKGAFAFTRALARSFLKQRSGRIINVASVVGLMGNAGQCNYAASKAALLGFTKSIARELASRGITVNALAPGFIETDMTAGLNEESRQALLARIPLNCLGQPEDIANAALFLASPAARYITGQVLTVDGGLVM; this comes from the coding sequence ATGAACCAGCTCGCGAATCAGATCGCCGTTGTGACCGGCGCCGGACGCGGCATCGGGCGCGCCATCGCGCTGAAGTTTGCCGCCGAAGGCGCGGACGTCGTGTGCGTGTCCCGAACCGCGGAGAACTCCGAAAAAGTGGCGGGCGAAATTCGCGCTTTGAATCGCAAGGCCTGGGCCTGCGCGGTCGATGTCGCGGATTCGGACGCCGTCGCCGCCGCCGCCGAGAAGATCCTGACGGAGGCCGGGCGCGTCGATGTGCTCGTGAACAACGCGGGCGTGACTCGCGACGGGCTGCTGGTCCGCATGAAAGATGAAGATTGGGACGCGGTGTTGAATACGAATCTGAAAGGCGCGTTTGCGTTCACCCGCGCGCTGGCGCGCAGTTTTCTCAAGCAGCGCTCCGGACGCATCATCAACGTGGCGTCCGTGGTCGGGTTGATGGGCAACGCCGGCCAGTGCAATTACGCGGCCAGCAAGGCGGCGCTCCTCGGCTTCACCAAATCCATCGCCCGCGAGCTGGCCTCCCGGGGCATCACGGTGAACGCCCTGGCGCCGGGTTTCATCGAGACGGATATGACGGCGGGTTTGAATGAGGAATCCCGGCAGGCATTGCTGGCGCGGATTCCGCTGAACTGCCTGGGCCAGCCCGAGGACATTGCGAACGCCGCGTTATTCCTGGCGAGCCCGGCGGCCCGCTACATCACCGGGCAGGTCTTGACAGTGGATGGCGGACTGGTCATGTAG
- the fabD gene encoding ACP S-malonyltransferase, which translates to MQKTALLFAGQGAQTVGMGKDLAAAFPSAKGLFDRANAALGYDLASICFDGPESELTKTEHAQPGIFLISWAAFELLKERVPPAFQATAGLSLGEFTALAAAGAISFEDGLKVVRARGRFMQEACEATQGSMAAIIGLDEAPAREVCREAGVELANLNCPGQIVISGESAKITQACELAKSRGAKGALPLAVAGAYHSRLMSSAQPKLRNVLAGVSLRSPSVPVISNVTAQPHGEPADILSLLVDQVTSSVRWEESIRFLLAQGFTRFIELGPGTALTGFMKRIDKGVQALNVADISSLEATVKALVT; encoded by the coding sequence ATGCAAAAGACCGCTTTATTGTTCGCTGGCCAGGGCGCGCAAACTGTCGGGATGGGGAAGGACCTGGCTGCCGCCTTTCCGTCCGCGAAAGGGCTATTCGATCGCGCCAATGCTGCGCTGGGCTACGACCTCGCTTCAATTTGCTTCGACGGGCCGGAATCCGAGCTAACCAAGACCGAACACGCGCAGCCAGGAATCTTTCTGATCAGTTGGGCAGCTTTTGAGTTGTTGAAGGAGCGCGTTCCGCCGGCTTTCCAGGCCACGGCAGGATTGTCTCTCGGTGAATTCACCGCGCTGGCCGCGGCCGGCGCGATCTCGTTCGAGGACGGCTTGAAAGTCGTGCGCGCACGCGGGCGATTCATGCAGGAAGCGTGCGAAGCGACGCAAGGAAGCATGGCCGCGATTATTGGTCTGGACGAAGCGCCCGCGCGCGAGGTGTGCCGCGAAGCCGGAGTCGAACTGGCCAACCTGAACTGCCCCGGTCAGATCGTGATTTCGGGCGAGAGCGCCAAGATCACTCAGGCTTGCGAGCTGGCCAAATCGCGCGGCGCGAAAGGCGCCCTGCCGCTTGCCGTGGCTGGGGCTTATCATTCCCGGCTCATGTCGAGCGCCCAGCCGAAGTTGCGGAATGTGTTAGCCGGCGTCTCGCTCCGCAGCCCCAGCGTCCCCGTCATCAGCAACGTCACGGCGCAGCCGCATGGCGAACCGGCGGATATTTTGTCGTTGCTCGTGGATCAGGTGACGTCGTCCGTGCGATGGGAGGAATCGATTCGCTTCTTGTTGGCCCAAGGATTCACGCGTTTCATTGAATTAGGCCCCGGCACAGCCTTGACCGGTTTCATGAAGCGGATCGACAAGGGCGTGCAAGCGCTCAACGTGGCGGACATTTCCAGCCTTGAGGCTACGGTCAAGGCGCTCGTCACGTAA
- the acpP gene encoding acyl carrier protein has product MGADKSIEQKVKEIIVEQLGVNPDQVTPEAKFIEDLGADSLDTVELVMALEEEFGQEIPDEEAEKLQSVGDVIKYIEESQQR; this is encoded by the coding sequence ATGGGTGCCGATAAATCGATCGAACAGAAAGTCAAAGAGATCATCGTGGAACAGTTGGGCGTGAACCCGGATCAAGTCACCCCGGAGGCGAAATTCATCGAAGATCTCGGAGCGGACTCCCTCGACACGGTCGAGTTGGTCATGGCTCTCGAAGAGGAATTTGGACAGGAGATCCCCGACGAAGAGGCGGAGAAACTCCAGAGTGTGGGCGACGTCATCAAATACATCGAAGAATCCCAGCAGCGATAG
- the fabF gene encoding beta-ketoacyl-ACP synthase II, which yields MANGLQNRRVAITGLGVVSSLGHDFDTFWKHLLAGECGIDKITLFDASAYDCQIAAEVKNFDPNPAFPSPKDVRRADRFTQFGVYAGHKALIDSGLDLDKVNRDEVGVFIGSGIGGLNTVEEQHKILLAKGPGRVSPFMIPMLILNMASGLFSMYHKLRGPNLATCSACATSNHAIGEAWRTLKMGDATIMFAGGSEATIVPLGIGGFCAMKAMSTRNHEPKRASRPFDRDRGGFIMGEGAGVIVLEELEHAKARGARIYCELIGYGNTADANHMTAPAPFGEGAARCMNMALRSAGLQPTDISYINAHGTSTPQGDLCETQAIKTVFADHARKLAVSSTKGATGHMLGAAGAVEMAICAKAIYTNLVPPTINLENPDPECDLDYVPNVAREMAVHAAVNNSFGFGGHNASLVARRFV from the coding sequence ATGGCAAACGGTCTCCAGAATCGAAGAGTGGCCATCACCGGCCTTGGCGTGGTCAGTTCCCTGGGGCACGACTTCGACACCTTCTGGAAACACCTCCTCGCCGGCGAATGCGGGATCGACAAAATCACGCTGTTCGATGCTTCCGCCTACGATTGCCAGATTGCCGCGGAGGTGAAGAATTTCGATCCCAACCCTGCGTTCCCTTCCCCCAAGGATGTCCGCCGCGCCGATCGCTTCACGCAATTTGGTGTCTATGCGGGACACAAAGCGCTGATCGATTCAGGACTCGACCTGGATAAAGTAAACCGCGATGAGGTCGGCGTTTTCATCGGATCCGGCATTGGCGGCCTGAACACGGTGGAGGAACAGCACAAAATTCTATTGGCGAAGGGACCGGGCCGCGTTTCGCCGTTCATGATCCCGATGCTCATCCTGAACATGGCCTCGGGGTTGTTCTCGATGTATCACAAGCTGCGCGGGCCGAATCTGGCCACTTGCTCCGCCTGCGCCACCTCCAATCACGCCATCGGCGAAGCCTGGCGCACGCTCAAAATGGGGGACGCGACCATCATGTTCGCCGGAGGTTCGGAGGCGACGATCGTTCCGCTGGGGATTGGCGGCTTTTGCGCCATGAAAGCCATGAGCACGCGCAACCACGAACCCAAGCGCGCTTCGCGGCCTTTCGACCGGGATCGCGGCGGCTTTATCATGGGGGAAGGCGCCGGCGTGATCGTGCTGGAAGAGTTGGAGCATGCCAAAGCTCGCGGCGCGCGCATCTACTGTGAATTGATCGGTTACGGCAACACGGCGGACGCCAATCACATGACCGCTCCTGCGCCCTTTGGCGAAGGGGCCGCGCGCTGCATGAACATGGCCTTGCGCTCGGCGGGTCTCCAGCCGACGGACATCTCGTACATCAACGCGCACGGCACCTCGACGCCTCAAGGCGACTTGTGTGAAACGCAAGCGATCAAGACCGTTTTCGCGGACCACGCACGCAAGCTCGCGGTCAGTTCTACCAAAGGCGCGACCGGCCACATGCTCGGCGCGGCGGGCGCCGTGGAAATGGCGATTTGCGCGAAGGCCATTTACACGAATCTCGTGCCGCCCACGATCAATCTCGAGAATCCCGATCCCGAATGCGATCTGGATTA